One genomic segment of Burkholderiaceae bacterium includes these proteins:
- a CDS encoding group III truncated hemoglobin — MDDLSQRPDRVAIARLVERFYADVRADELLAPVFEPLLHDHWPAHRVRMTDFWCTTLRLERSFRGDVHHKHMALAGIRPAHLRRWLRLWQRDTALELNPAAAARLQDVAVGIARVMALGWFGRLPSRDQLLEELALDASAA, encoded by the coding sequence ATGGATGACCTGTCCCAGCGGCCCGACCGCGTCGCCATCGCGCGGCTGGTCGAGCGCTTCTACGCCGACGTGCGCGCCGATGAGTTGCTGGCCCCGGTGTTCGAGCCGCTGCTGCACGACCACTGGCCCGCGCACCGGGTGCGCATGACGGACTTCTGGTGCACCACGCTCAGGCTGGAGCGCAGCTTTCGCGGCGACGTCCACCACAAGCACATGGCGCTGGCCGGCATCCGGCCCGCGCACCTGCGGCGCTGGCTGCGCCTGTGGCAGCGCGACACCGCGCTGGAGCTGAACCCGGCCGCCGCCGCCCGCCTGCAGGACGTGGCGGTGGGCATCGCCCGCGTGATGGCCCTGGGCTGGTTCGGGCGTCTGCCCTCGCGCGATCAGCTGCTGGAGGAGCTGGCCCTGGACGCCTCGGCGGCGTAG
- the moaA gene encoding GTP 3',8-cyclase MoaA, whose amino-acid sequence MGTRTVSYSARRGERVPAPDIVTPAPADGLLRDTRGRALHDLRISVTDRCNFRCTYCMPKEVFGASYPFLPHAEVLSFEEITRLARLFVGVGVRKLRLTGGEPLVRKNVEGLVEQLAALRAPDGEPLDITLTTNGSLLERKARALAAAGLKRVTVSLDSLDDAVFQAMNDVGFPVRKVLAGIDAAQAAGLGPIKVNMVVKRGTNDHEILPMARYFRGRGITLRFIEFMDVGATNGWRMDEVLPGAEVIRRLQAEFPLVPLQAGAPGETAERWGYAGADGRHDPALGEVGVICSVTHPFCGACNRARLSTDGRLFLCLFATQGHDLRRLLRGGASDAQIGEAVAGIWHGRSDRYSELRASLPPDPHKAAPRVEMSYIGG is encoded by the coding sequence ATGGGGACCCGCACTGTTTCGTATTCGGCCCGGCGCGGCGAGCGCGTGCCGGCGCCAGACATCGTGACGCCTGCACCGGCCGACGGCCTGCTGCGCGACACGCGCGGGCGGGCGCTGCACGACTTGCGCATCAGCGTGACCGACCGCTGCAACTTCCGCTGCACCTACTGCATGCCCAAAGAGGTGTTCGGCGCCAGCTACCCGTTTCTGCCGCACGCCGAGGTGCTCAGTTTTGAAGAGATCACGCGGCTGGCGCGCCTGTTCGTGGGCGTGGGCGTGCGCAAGCTGCGCCTGACCGGCGGCGAGCCGCTGGTGCGCAAGAACGTGGAGGGGCTCGTCGAGCAGCTGGCGGCGCTGCGCGCGCCCGACGGCGAGCCGCTGGACATCACGCTGACCACCAACGGCTCGCTGCTGGAGCGCAAGGCCCGGGCGCTGGCCGCCGCCGGCCTCAAGCGCGTGACGGTCAGCCTGGACAGCCTGGATGACGCGGTGTTCCAGGCCATGAACGACGTCGGCTTTCCGGTGCGCAAGGTGCTGGCCGGCATCGACGCCGCGCAGGCCGCGGGCCTGGGGCCGATCAAGGTCAACATGGTGGTCAAGCGCGGCACCAACGACCACGAGATCCTGCCGATGGCGCGGTACTTCCGCGGCCGCGGCATCACGCTGCGCTTCATCGAGTTCATGGACGTGGGCGCCACCAACGGCTGGCGCATGGACGAGGTGCTGCCCGGCGCGGAGGTGATCCGCCGGCTGCAGGCCGAGTTTCCGCTGGTGCCGCTGCAGGCTGGCGCGCCGGGCGAGACCGCCGAGCGCTGGGGCTATGCGGGCGCCGATGGCCGCCACGACCCGGCCCTGGGCGAGGTCGGCGTGATCTGCAGCGTGACGCACCCGTTTTGCGGCGCCTGCAACCGCGCGCGCCTGTCGACCGACGGGCGCTTGTTCCTGTGCCTGTTCGCCACCCAGGGGCACGACCTGCGCCGCCTGCTGCGCGGCGGCGCCAGCGACGCGCAGATCGGCGAGGCCGTCGCCGGCATCTGGCATGGCCGCAGCGACCGCTACAGCGAGCTGCGCGCCAGCCTGCCGCCCGACCCGCACAAGGCGGCGCCGCGGGTGGAGATGAGCTACATCGGCGGTTGA
- a CDS encoding SDR family oxidoreductase has translation MRVHHKSIIVTGAGGGIGEGIARRLAEEGAAVIVNDINPALGEKVTAAINAAGGKARFVAADVTQGTDWARLVQAAQDFGGRLDVVVNNAGWTHRNRPMLEVSEAEFDKVYAVNMKSIYWSAVHAVPALRAGGGGSLINIASTAGIRPRPGLTWYNGSKGAVIITSKSMAAELGPDNIRVNCINPVFNPDTGLSAEFAGGPVDEARRAKFLATIPLGRFSTALDVANAALYLASDEAAFVSGVCIEVDGARCA, from the coding sequence ATGCGCGTGCACCACAAATCCATCATCGTCACCGGCGCCGGCGGCGGCATCGGCGAGGGCATCGCCCGCCGGCTGGCCGAAGAAGGCGCGGCCGTCATCGTGAACGACATCAACCCGGCGCTGGGCGAGAAGGTCACCGCCGCCATCAACGCCGCCGGCGGCAAGGCGCGCTTCGTGGCCGCCGACGTGACCCAGGGCACCGACTGGGCGCGCCTGGTGCAGGCCGCGCAGGACTTCGGCGGGCGGCTGGACGTGGTGGTCAACAACGCCGGCTGGACGCACCGCAACCGCCCCATGCTGGAGGTGAGCGAGGCCGAGTTCGACAAGGTCTACGCCGTCAACATGAAGAGCATCTACTGGAGCGCGGTGCACGCGGTGCCGGCGCTGCGCGCGGGCGGTGGCGGCAGCCTGATCAACATCGCCAGCACGGCCGGCATCCGCCCGCGCCCGGGCCTGACCTGGTACAACGGCAGCAAGGGCGCGGTCATCATCACCAGCAAGTCGATGGCCGCCGAGCTGGGGCCCGACAACATCCGCGTCAACTGCATCAACCCGGTGTTCAACCCCGACACGGGCCTGTCGGCCGAATTCGCCGGCGGCCCGGTGGACGAGGCGCGGCGCGCCAAATTCCTGGCCACCATCCCGCTGGGGCGCTTTTCGACCGCGCTGGACGTGGCCAACGCCGCGCTCTACCTGGCCAGCGACGAGGCCGCCTTCGTCAGCGGCGTGTGCATCGAGGTGGATGGGGCGCGGTGCGCGTGA
- a CDS encoding type II toxin-antitoxin system RelE/ParE family toxin, with translation MRQIRILSIAMRDLEQGRNFYEAQQPGIGDYFLDSLFADIDALLLYAGVHEQHFGYYRRLATRFPFAVYYRLNADDIEIWRVLDCRRNPLRIQRALTGSS, from the coding sequence ATGAGGCAGATCCGCATCCTCAGCATCGCCATGCGGGACCTGGAACAAGGGCGCAACTTCTACGAGGCCCAGCAGCCAGGCATTGGCGACTACTTTCTGGACAGTCTGTTTGCCGATATCGACGCGCTGCTGCTGTATGCGGGCGTGCATGAACAGCATTTCGGCTACTACCGCAGGCTGGCAACGCGCTTTCCTTTCGCGGTGTATTACCGCCTGAACGCGGACGACATCGAGATATGGCGCGTTCTTGACTGCCGCCGCAACCCGCTGCGGATACAGCGGGCACTCACCGGGTCTTCATGA
- a CDS encoding LysR family transcriptional regulator, with product MNLRGTASSSLRATGAAPPEAFWLPSWHAFIKTVELGSMAAAARALDCTRAQVSRQMAELEAHLGARLLERSTRRLRPTPAGEVFLQHARQALDSVAATHIALGQQAGRPQGVLRVSATITFGRIHVAPLLPPLLAAHPQLVCELILTDQLVDLVQDQIDLALRMTRSPPQDAVARRIAGIERAIFAAPAYLAAHGAPASVAELARHQTLSYLLTDDDHWRLQDAGGAEHRLPSSSRLRLNSTDALLDAALAGLGLAILPVYLVAPHVAAGRLQAVLPQVQPVTPHGNAIYACYTPSRVRSPKVRVLLDALRERFEPLPPWQRFDQA from the coding sequence ATGAACCTGCGCGGCACCGCATCCTCATCGCTTCGCGCCACCGGCGCCGCACCGCCCGAGGCCTTCTGGCTGCCGTCCTGGCACGCCTTCATCAAGACGGTGGAGCTGGGCAGCATGGCCGCCGCCGCGCGAGCGCTGGACTGCACGCGCGCGCAGGTCAGCCGTCAGATGGCCGAGCTGGAGGCGCACCTGGGCGCGCGCCTGCTCGAGCGCTCGACCCGCCGCCTGCGGCCCACGCCCGCCGGCGAGGTGTTTTTGCAGCACGCGCGCCAGGCGCTGGACAGCGTGGCCGCCACGCACATCGCGCTGGGCCAGCAGGCCGGCCGGCCCCAGGGCGTGCTGCGCGTCAGCGCCACCATCACCTTCGGGCGCATCCACGTCGCCCCGCTGCTGCCGCCGCTGCTGGCCGCGCACCCGCAGCTGGTGTGCGAACTGATCCTGACCGACCAGCTGGTGGACCTGGTGCAAGACCAGATCGACCTGGCCCTGCGCATGACGCGCAGCCCGCCGCAGGACGCGGTGGCGCGGCGCATCGCCGGCATCGAGCGCGCCATCTTCGCCGCGCCGGCCTACCTGGCCGCGCACGGCGCGCCCGCCAGCGTGGCCGAGCTGGCTCGCCACCAGACGCTGAGCTACCTGCTGACCGACGACGACCACTGGCGCCTGCAGGACGCCGGCGGCGCCGAGCACCGCCTGCCCAGCAGCAGCCGGCTGCGCCTGAACAGCACCGACGCGCTGCTGGACGCGGCGCTGGCCGGGCTGGGCCTGGCCATCCTGCCGGTTTATCTGGTGGCGCCGCACGTGGCGGCCGGCCGGCTGCAGGCGGTGCTGCCGCAGGTGCAGCCCGTCACTCCGCACGGCAACGCCATCTACGCCTGCTACACCCCCAGCCGCGTGCGCAGCCCCAAGGTGCGCGTGCTGCTGGATGCGCTGCGCGAGCGCTTCGAGCCGCTGCCGCCGTGGCAGCGCTTCGATCAGGCCTGA
- a CDS encoding GlsB/YeaQ/YmgE family stress response membrane protein: MSIIITIIVGFIVGLIARAVMPGNQSMGLIMTTILGIVGSLVASYGGAALGLYAQGTPAGWIASVVGAIIVLFIYGLVTKKS, from the coding sequence ATGAGCATCATCATCACCATCATCGTCGGCTTCATCGTCGGCCTGATCGCGCGCGCCGTCATGCCCGGCAACCAGAGCATGGGCCTGATCATGACCACCATCCTGGGCATCGTCGGCTCGCTGGTGGCCAGCTACGGCGGCGCCGCGCTGGGCCTGTACGCCCAAGGCACGCCCGCGGGCTGGATCGCCTCGGTGGTCGGCGCCATCATCGTGCTGTTCATCTACGGCCTGGTCACCAAGAAGAGCTGA
- a CDS encoding MFS transporter translates to MLSKLKEPGAWAITLAAAGIMMITMGARQSVGLFLGPINSSTGLGIASISFAFAVAQFSWGAIQPLAGAAADRWGPRAVLLIGIVLLALGTALTPLAGSTWGLIATQGLLVAAGAGAGSFSVLIGAAAQRMSAQASGAASGVINAGGSLGQFVFAPLTQRLIQALGWMGAMYSLAALTLAALPLVGRLTRGSHGHAHPSHAAAPAGGGLRQALRQALGDRSYWLLHAGFFTCGFHIAFLVTHLPTEVDLCGLPPTVASTSLALIGLANIVGSLWVGHLVGVYRSKMILALMYASRAVLVGWYLLMPSQPWVFYVFAIGLGLTWLATVPPTAGIVGKLFGVRYLGTLFGLTLFSHQIGGFLGAWLGGLAITRFGSYGWMWGADIVLALLAAVINLPIREARLPARMAAA, encoded by the coding sequence ATGCTCTCCAAGCTCAAAGAACCCGGCGCCTGGGCCATCACGCTGGCGGCCGCCGGCATCATGATGATCACCATGGGCGCGCGCCAGTCGGTGGGCCTGTTCCTGGGGCCCATCAACAGCTCCACCGGCCTGGGCATCGCCAGCATCAGCTTTGCCTTTGCGGTGGCCCAGTTCAGCTGGGGCGCCATCCAGCCGCTGGCCGGCGCGGCGGCCGACCGCTGGGGCCCGCGCGCGGTGCTGCTGATCGGCATCGTGCTGCTGGCGCTGGGCACGGCGCTGACGCCGCTGGCCGGCTCCACCTGGGGGCTGATCGCCACGCAGGGCCTGCTGGTGGCCGCCGGCGCGGGCGCGGGCAGCTTCTCGGTGCTGATCGGCGCGGCGGCGCAGCGCATGTCCGCGCAGGCCAGCGGCGCGGCCTCGGGCGTCATCAACGCGGGCGGCTCGCTGGGGCAGTTCGTGTTTGCGCCGCTCACGCAAAGGCTGATCCAGGCACTGGGCTGGATGGGCGCCATGTACAGCCTGGCCGCGCTGACGCTGGCAGCGCTGCCGCTGGTGGGCAGGCTGACGCGCGGCAGCCACGGGCACGCCCACCCGTCGCACGCGGCGGCGCCCGCCGGCGGCGGCCTGCGCCAGGCGTTGCGCCAGGCGCTGGGCGACCGCAGCTACTGGCTGCTGCACGCGGGCTTTTTCACCTGCGGCTTTCACATCGCCTTCCTGGTCACGCACCTGCCCACCGAGGTCGATCTGTGCGGCCTGCCGCCCACGGTGGCCAGCACCTCGCTGGCGCTGATCGGGCTGGCCAACATCGTCGGCAGCCTGTGGGTGGGCCACCTGGTGGGCGTGTACCGCAGCAAGATGATCCTGGCGCTGATGTACGCCAGCCGCGCCGTGCTGGTGGGCTGGTACCTGCTGATGCCCAGCCAGCCCTGGGTGTTCTACGTGTTCGCCATCGGCCTGGGCCTGACCTGGCTGGCCACGGTGCCGCCCACGGCCGGCATCGTGGGCAAGCTGTTCGGCGTGCGCTACCTGGGCACGCTGTTCGGGCTGACCCTGTTCAGCCACCAGATCGGCGGCTTCCTGGGCGCCTGGCTGGGCGGCCTGGCCATCACCCGCTTCGGCAGCTACGGCTGGATGTGGGGCGCCGACATCGTGCTGGCGCTGCTGGCCGCGGTCATCAACCTGCCGATCCGCGAGGCGCGCCTGCCGGCCCGCATGGCGGCGGCCTGA
- a CDS encoding DUF937 domain-containing protein, which yields MNGSLIDDLMGQMQGAPLGQIAQQLGTDPATASNAIAAALPTLVGALGHNAQQPGGADALFNALQRDHSGQGAMDLGGLLGSLAQGGAGGGAGGLGGLLGGLLGGVMGGGAAPASPAGAQLDAGGILGHIFGDAQGRAESGLSQATGLNGGQAGQLLMMLAPLVMSALAKHMNGNNLDAGGLGQMLGQEKARVQQQGGLGGGLLGAVLDQDGNGQVDLGDLLKVGTSLLGGRR from the coding sequence ATGAACGGCTCTCTCATCGACGACCTGATGGGTCAAATGCAAGGCGCTCCGCTGGGGCAGATCGCGCAGCAGCTGGGCACCGACCCGGCCACGGCCAGCAACGCCATTGCCGCCGCGCTGCCCACGCTGGTCGGGGCGCTGGGGCACAACGCCCAGCAGCCCGGTGGCGCCGACGCGCTGTTCAACGCGCTGCAGCGCGACCATTCGGGCCAGGGCGCGATGGATCTCGGCGGCCTGCTCGGTTCGCTTGCGCAAGGCGGCGCGGGCGGCGGCGCCGGCGGCCTGGGCGGGCTGCTGGGAGGCCTGCTGGGCGGGGTGATGGGGGGCGGCGCCGCGCCGGCCAGCCCGGCCGGCGCGCAACTGGACGCCGGCGGCATCCTGGGCCACATCTTCGGCGATGCGCAGGGGCGTGCCGAATCGGGGCTGAGCCAGGCCACGGGCCTGAACGGCGGCCAGGCCGGCCAGTTGCTGATGATGCTGGCGCCGCTGGTGATGTCGGCCCTGGCCAAGCACATGAACGGCAACAACCTGGACGCCGGCGGCCTGGGCCAGATGCTGGGCCAGGAGAAGGCGCGCGTGCAGCAGCAGGGCGGCTTGGGCGGGGGTTTGCTGGGCGCCGTGCTCGATCAGGACGGCAACGGCCAAGTCGACCTGGGCGACTTGCTCAAGGTGGGCACCAGCCTGCTCGGCGGGCGCCGCTGA
- a CDS encoding thioredoxin family protein, whose translation MPYTATFTPETLTRADVDATRGPLVLEFGANWCGWCQGAQPHIASAFAQAGEAVPHVKVEDGPGRPLGRSFRVKLWPTLVFLKDGQELARVVRPQAGTEVEQALRRLQA comes from the coding sequence ATGCCCTACACCGCCACCTTCACGCCCGAAACCCTGACCCGCGCCGACGTGGACGCCACGCGCGGCCCGCTGGTGCTGGAGTTCGGCGCCAACTGGTGCGGCTGGTGTCAGGGCGCGCAGCCGCACATCGCGTCGGCCTTCGCGCAGGCGGGCGAGGCGGTGCCGCACGTCAAGGTGGAGGACGGCCCCGGGCGGCCGCTGGGGCGCAGCTTTCGCGTCAAGCTGTGGCCGACGCTGGTGTTCCTGAAGGACGGGCAGGAGCTGGCCCGCGTGGTGCGGCCGCAGGCGGGCACCGAGGTCGAGCAGGCGCTGCGCCGGCTTCAGGCCTGA
- a CDS encoding addiction module protein, protein MFALETLSRADKLKLMEALWADLSDPADKLTSPDWHADALDAAQQAHAAGQAPFIDWAQAKRQLRGE, encoded by the coding sequence ATGTTCGCGCTTGAAACCCTGTCCCGTGCGGACAAGCTCAAACTGATGGAAGCACTGTGGGCCGACCTGAGCGACCCAGCCGACAAACTCACCTCCCCCGATTGGCATGCCGACGCGCTGGACGCCGCGCAACAAGCCCATGCCGCCGGCCAGGCACCATTCATTGACTGGGCACAGGCCAAGCGGCAACTGCGCGGCGAATGA
- a CDS encoding TlpA family protein disulfide reductase, with translation MNRILAPADATRRRWLQAAAAGLVLPPWAAAAQAKPAHELPLPTVGSALPLAPAPLLGGGRFDPAQAEGRVLVLYWWASWCPFCAEQSPEMQKLWDAQRGRGLQMLALSIDKTPEPAVAYLRKKNYSFPAAWLGPELQRSYPKPEGLPVTVVRGKDGRVAQAEKGQLFPEDVAQLARWL, from the coding sequence ATGAACCGCATCCTTGCCCCCGCCGATGCCACCCGTCGCCGCTGGCTGCAAGCCGCCGCCGCGGGCTTGGTGCTGCCGCCGTGGGCCGCCGCCGCGCAGGCGAAACCCGCGCACGAGCTGCCGTTGCCTACCGTCGGCAGCGCGCTGCCGCTGGCCCCCGCGCCGCTGCTGGGCGGCGGCCGCTTCGATCCGGCGCAGGCCGAAGGCCGCGTGCTGGTGCTGTACTGGTGGGCCAGTTGGTGCCCGTTTTGCGCCGAGCAAAGCCCCGAGATGCAAAAGCTGTGGGACGCCCAGCGCGGCCGCGGCCTGCAGATGCTGGCCCTGTCGATCGACAAGACGCCCGAGCCGGCGGTGGCCTATCTGCGCAAGAAGAACTACAGCTTTCCGGCCGCGTGGCTGGGCCCCGAGCTGCAGCGCAGCTATCCCAAGCCCGAGGGCCTGCCCGTCACCGTGGTGCGTGGCAAGGACGGGCGCGTGGCGCAGGCCGAGAAGGGCCAGCTGTTTCCGGAGGACGTGGCGCAGCTGGCGCGCTGGCTGTAG
- a CDS encoding urate hydroxylase PuuD, which yields METYLLDWANLLLRWLHVIVAIAWIGSSFYFVFLDSNLEPPKADDLKKKGVDGAIWSVHGGGFYNAHKYMVAPQGGIDSKLHWFFWESYWTWISGFSLFVVLYLWNASIFLVDKNVFDWSPVAAGFGAVGFLVGFWLIYDTICRVFGFRANGERIVGALILVVVALAAWLACQLFAGRAAFLIVGAMIATTMSANVFFWIIPGQRKVVAAMTSGQPYDPADYAIYGKRGKQRSVHNTYFTLPVLIAMLSNHYSFVYSHPQRWLVLALLMLAGALIRQFFVARHAWHLGKRSHPWPYAAVGVLLLVGLVVWMKPAPEAPGAAAPATVDYAQLKPILEQRCYMCHGEAVQQKGLRFDSEDHAKTNAQLIYQQVVVQKLMPLGNATQMTDAERGMVKRWFEGGAK from the coding sequence TTGGAAACCTATCTGCTCGACTGGGCCAACCTGCTGCTGCGCTGGCTGCACGTGATCGTGGCCATTGCCTGGATCGGCTCGTCGTTCTACTTCGTCTTTCTGGACAGCAACCTCGAGCCCCCCAAGGCCGACGACCTGAAGAAAAAAGGCGTGGACGGCGCCATCTGGTCGGTGCACGGCGGGGGCTTCTACAACGCCCACAAGTACATGGTGGCGCCGCAGGGCGGCATCGACAGCAAGCTGCACTGGTTCTTCTGGGAGAGCTACTGGACGTGGATCTCCGGCTTCTCGCTGTTCGTGGTGCTGTACCTGTGGAACGCCAGTATCTTCCTGGTCGACAAGAACGTGTTCGACTGGTCGCCGGTGGCGGCGGGCTTCGGCGCCGTGGGCTTTCTGGTCGGCTTCTGGCTCATCTACGACACCATCTGCCGCGTGTTCGGCTTTCGCGCCAATGGCGAGCGCATCGTCGGCGCGCTCATCCTGGTGGTGGTGGCCCTGGCCGCCTGGCTGGCCTGCCAGCTGTTTGCCGGGCGTGCCGCCTTCCTGATCGTGGGCGCCATGATCGCCACCACCATGAGCGCCAACGTGTTCTTCTGGATCATCCCCGGCCAGCGCAAGGTGGTGGCCGCCATGACCAGCGGCCAGCCCTACGACCCGGCCGACTACGCCATCTACGGCAAGCGCGGCAAGCAGCGCAGCGTGCACAACACCTACTTCACGCTACCGGTGCTCATCGCCATGCTGAGCAACCACTACAGCTTCGTCTACAGCCACCCGCAGCGCTGGCTGGTGCTGGCGCTGCTGATGCTGGCCGGCGCGCTGATCCGCCAGTTCTTTGTCGCGCGCCATGCCTGGCACCTGGGCAAGCGCAGCCACCCGTGGCCCTACGCCGCCGTGGGCGTGCTGCTGCTGGTCGGCCTGGTGGTCTGGATGAAGCCCGCGCCCGAGGCCCCCGGCGCCGCCGCGCCCGCCACGGTGGACTACGCCCAGCTCAAGCCCATCCTGGAGCAGCGCTGCTACATGTGCCACGGCGAGGCCGTGCAACAAAAGGGCCTGCGCTTCGACTCCGAAGACCACGCCAAGACCAACGCCCAGCTGATCTACCAGCAGGTGGTGGTGCAAAAGCTGATGCCCCTGGGCAACGCCACGCAGATGACCGATGCCGAGCGTGGCATGGTCAAGCGGTGGTTTGAGGGTGGGGCGAAGTAG
- a CDS encoding RidA family protein, giving the protein MSADHRLEAQAQSLGFPLSSPIKIGGNYTPALRDGELIYVSGQIPRVGDSIAVVGSAGAEVTFQQACLAAQLSTLRALVLVKQVCSSLEAVVCIPRMSVFIRSAPSFTQHSEVADAASNLLVAVLGASSAHARTSVGVAQLPKGAAVELDFIFKVSAQAGGA; this is encoded by the coding sequence ATGTCTGCCGACCATCGACTCGAAGCCCAAGCTCAGTCACTGGGCTTTCCACTGTCTTCGCCAATCAAGATCGGCGGAAACTACACACCCGCTCTTCGCGACGGTGAACTCATCTACGTCAGCGGCCAGATTCCTCGCGTTGGAGATTCCATTGCGGTCGTAGGCAGCGCGGGGGCCGAGGTCACATTCCAGCAGGCTTGCCTCGCTGCGCAGCTGAGTACGCTGCGCGCGCTCGTGCTGGTCAAGCAAGTCTGCAGCTCGCTCGAGGCTGTTGTCTGCATCCCTCGCATGAGCGTCTTCATTCGCTCCGCGCCATCGTTCACTCAGCACAGCGAGGTCGCGGACGCCGCTTCCAATCTCTTGGTTGCCGTCCTTGGCGCCAGCTCGGCGCACGCGCGCACTTCTGTTGGCGTCGCCCAGTTGCCCAAGGGCGCAGCTGTGGAACTGGACTTCATCTTCAAGGTCTCTGCCCAAGCGGGTGGCGCCTAA
- a CDS encoding DUF1272 domain-containing protein, which translates to MLELRPSCECCNVELPPSAANAFICSFECTFCERCVTTKLAGTCPNCGGELLRRPIRPVSKLGMYPPSTERVFKPEGCSTRS; encoded by the coding sequence ATGCTTGAATTGCGCCCTTCTTGCGAGTGCTGCAATGTCGAACTGCCTCCCAGCGCGGCCAACGCATTCATTTGCTCTTTCGAGTGCACCTTCTGCGAGCGGTGCGTCACCACGAAGCTGGCGGGCACTTGCCCCAATTGCGGCGGTGAGCTACTGCGCCGGCCCATCCGTCCAGTATCGAAACTGGGCATGTATCCGCCCTCCACCGAACGAGTATTCAAACCTGAGGGCTGCTCCACTCGAAGTTGA
- the mobA gene encoding molybdenum cofactor guanylyltransferase, whose product MGGADKGLQVFQGRPLARHALERLRRQSLPPAHILISANRHRDEYQAFGVPVLADALPDHPGPLAGFLAGLAHASTPLLLTVPCDTPHFPLSLCERLAHALRAQEAEIAMVATPERDAQGALRLQAQPVFCLLRTTLAGSLQRYLQAGGRRILDWSAQHRTTQLAFDRPDDDPQAFANLNTLEALRAADGGPGAYAAEASRASSSSS is encoded by the coding sequence ATGGGCGGCGCGGACAAGGGCCTGCAGGTCTTCCAGGGCCGGCCGCTGGCGCGGCACGCGCTGGAGCGCCTGCGCCGGCAAAGCCTGCCGCCGGCGCACATCCTGATCAGCGCCAACCGCCACCGGGACGAATACCAGGCCTTCGGCGTGCCGGTGCTGGCCGACGCCCTGCCCGACCACCCCGGCCCGCTGGCGGGCTTTCTGGCCGGCCTGGCGCACGCCAGCACGCCGCTGCTGCTGACGGTGCCGTGCGACACACCGCACTTTCCGCTATCGCTTTGCGAGCGCCTGGCGCATGCCCTGCGCGCGCAAGAGGCCGAAATCGCCATGGTCGCGACGCCCGAACGCGATGCCCAGGGCGCGCTGCGCCTGCAGGCCCAGCCGGTGTTCTGCCTGCTGCGCACCACGCTGGCCGGCAGCCTGCAGCGTTACCTGCAGGCCGGTGGGCGCCGCATCCTGGACTGGAGCGCGCAGCACCGCACCACGCAGCTTGCCTTCGACCGCCCGGACGACGACCCGCAGGCTTTTGCCAACCTCAACACGCTGGAGGCGTTGCGCGCGGCGGATGGCGGCCCGGGCGCCTACGCCGCCGAGGCGTCCAGGGCCAGCTCCTCCAGCAGCTGA